The genome window GTATGCGTCACGATCGGGGTTTTATCGTCGACGATCATCGATTCTCCTTGGTCGGTCGGACCTCCGCGGTCATACGCTGCCGACGTCGACACCCGTGAAAACCAATGTTCGCGCGGTTTGACGGAGGTCGAATTAGCCCGGCGCGGTTTCGCCACGGATATGCTCACTCCTGTGGATTCCTTACCTTCGTTGGCCGAGGCTCAGCGTTTGGCAACGGGTCGGGGAATCACGGTGGCCGTCATTGATACGGGGGTAAATCGCCATGTCGATCTCCCGACGCTGGTCGGTGGCGGGGATCTTTTGGGCGACACCGATGGCACTGAGGACTGCGATCTGCACGGAACAATCGTCGGCACGATTATCGCTGGTCACGGGCGTGCGCGTGGGGTTGCTCCGGATGTTAAATTGTTGTCGATACGGCAAACGAGCGCTCACGCCCAGCCACGTCCGCGCTCTGGGGACGGTGAAGGCGGGCAGCCTGCGTCCCCTTCAACCGGGTCCCCGAAAACGGGCACCTTAACCGGTGTTGCGGACGCTATTAATAGGAGTGTCGACGCGCACGCACGCGTGATCAATATTTCGGTCGCTGCCTGCACAGATCCACGGATGGAGCCCGAGGGGATCGAGCATCTTCGTGGTTCGCTGGATCGTGCCGAGAGCGCCGGGGTGACAGTGGTCGCGGCGGCGGGGAATTCCACTGGTCCGTGTCATGATGGAATGAATGCTTATCCTGCCCATGAACCGACGGTGATCTCGGTGGGGGCCGTTGGCGGTGATCGTCATCGGCGGGCGGATTATGCCCTCGCCGGCGGCGATATTACGGCCCCGGGTGGTCCGGTGATGGGTCCTGAGCTGGGGTCATCACCAATTATGGCGGCCACTGATCCTGCGGAGATTCAGCGGAATCCTGCCATGGCGGAGGAACCAACCCCTCAGCCTTTTGTCGGGACGAGCTTTTCAGCCCCGCTCGTATCGGGCACGGTGGCCTTGATGCTCGAGGTTGCTCCGCATTTGAGTCCATCTGATGTTCGGCAGATTCTTGCGGCGACGGCAACGCCGGGGGCTGGGTCTCAGGCGGGGATGGTTCACCCTGCTCGGGCGGTGGGAATGGCGCGTCGGCACGCGGAGTCTGGGGGTGTGATCCCCACGGAGTCTCGGGAAGCGTCCGATCCTGACATCACCATGCCCGCTTCTGCTACTCACCACTCCCACCGCCGCATGGTGATAACCGTGATTGCGATCCCGTTCACGATTCTGTGTGCGGTGGGTGCCGCGGTCATGGTTGCTCGGCGGCGACAATAATTTTTGACGCGCGATCGCGGGAGAGGTTTTCCCCCTCAGCGAGATGCCGGACTACCGACCACGGTGCCACTGTGGGAGTACGAAATCCCAGGATCTGCAGCGTTTCCAATGAATCCACGGCGAATCGTCGGCCGTCCGAGCTCACGATCGCATACCCCGATCCGGTGTCAACGGCCACCGCGTGGGCCGGCCCGGAATAGTAGTCGGCAGTTCGTGGAGTGAGCCGTTCTTCTTCTTTCTTGCCGACGGCCACCGCCTGCTCCGCCTGAACGACAGGCACTGCACCATGCGGGAAGGTTGTCGCCTCCGACCACGTGAGGATGTCGGCGTCGCCCACCTCTGCAGATTCGGCATCGGTGGCGGGTCGTTGCTTCTCGCGGGGGCTTGTTACCGTCCCCGCACAAAGCCGCCCCTCTCGCGGAGCCCACTCAGGTTTCTCCCCCGGTATGGTTCCCCAGTTCAGTTCGTCGGCCGTCGGTATGTCTGAAATGTCCGCCGGGCTCACTCGCTCCACCACCACGCCTGGTCGCGAAAGCAGCAAACGAGCATGCACGGGAGCTAGAGGAGCAATTCCGTGGTCACGCACAACGTAAACGTCACCGTCGTCGACAGCTGCGTCGTCGCGTGTGGTTGCCCCGGAATCATGGGAGGGGCTATTACCGACGGTCTGTCGGTGTATCGATGAAGGGTCTGCCGTGCGCCCCGCGGACGAACCGTGCTGGTCAGCGATGATCACGGTACCGATGGTGTTGAAGGGGCGACGTAAACCAGACTCACCTCCAGCCGGCATGGATGATCGAATAGTACGAACATCATCGACGCGGGGGATCGCTTCGACGAAGGAATCCGGGACATCCCGAATGATCGATGAGGAAATGCCCAGTGCCCGCGAAACCGCTGGCTCGGGGATGGAACCGCGCTTGGCGAGGAGTGAGCGCCGATATGGATGTCCGTCGGACGAATCCGGGCTGATCAACCACATCCCACTTTCTGCCCGGAGAATCGCCGAGCGAGCATCGAGTGGCATGGACTCGGCCACCGCCACCGATAACGTGCCGCGGCTATTCTGACCAGGTTTTACGTCATTCTCGACGTCGTCGGCCCCCTCGTCATCAGCACTCTTACCCTCGTTGTAGGCAGCTTTCTTCACCAAGGAGGATGCGCCTGGAGCGCGGGAAGGCATCTTCTGTGCACCAGACTTATCCGTGGAGCGAAGGCCATCTGCCGACCGAGATTTGTTCGATGACCGGGGGTTATCCGGCGAATGGCATACTCCCCACGATCTCTCCGTCGATTCCGCATTCCCCTGCGGTGGCAAATCGGACGGCCCCCGGAGCCCGATAAACTCCCCGCGTGACAAGGATGCTAAATTCTTGCTCGACACTCGGTGAGCTTCTTCCGCTTTGCCCACCACGAGCCGCGCCGATGCCAGATCCGTCACCGGGTGGAGCGTGTCGTCGACGCGCACGAACATTTGGCCGGTATCTGCTGCGATCAGAATCGTGTGGTCTCCAATCGCGGGATCGGGCCGCATCATGGCCATAATCCCAGCACCGGCGATACCGAGAACGCTCAGCACAACACCGATCGCCAAGGCTCGGCGTCGGCTCCCGGGAACGTCGTGAACCATGCGGGTATCCGCACAAACCAGGGCCTGTTCCAGCTGCTTACGAACAAATCGGTATCCAGCTAACTGTGCACTGGACGTCGGCTGCTGATAGTCCTTACCGCCACCGGCGGATGCACGTCCCCGCTGGTGGTCGCCGTGACCCGGCCCATCGTGGTTCGAACTTGCCATGATTCCCCCGTAATCCCCCATTTTCTGCAGATCCTGCGTAGTCGGCAGGTTTCGCTGCGCACTCCATAACCTACATCATTGCCAGGACAGAACTTCATCTTCAGCTAATGTGGCTGGCATGGAGAATCTACCGGATAACGACACCGCTTCCGATACCCCTACCCCTTCACCCCATGCACCCCATGTCGCGCCACTCTCGGATGATCCGACATCGTGCGCTATGGCATTTCGTAACCTCTACAAAGCTTTCCGAGGGAAACCAGCTGTTAATCAATTGAATTTGGACATTCCCCGCGGGAGTTTTTACGGTCTCGTCGGCCCTAATGGCGCGGGAAAGACCACAGCGATCACGATGTCCACCGGTCTCCTCCGCCCGGATCAGGGTTCCGTATGGGTCAATGGAATTAATGTGTGGGATAAACCCGCAGCAGCAAAAGCAACTTTCGGGCTCTTGGCTGATGGTTTACCCACTTTTGATCGTTTGTCAGGAAAAGAACTTCTCCAATTTTCTGGCGCTCTACGCGGAATGGATGAGGGAATCGTCGAGAAACGCGCTAATGAATTACTCGATGTTCTCGATCTCAAAGAATCCGCAAATAAAATTGTCGCTGATTATTCGGCCGGTATGACAAAAAAGATTCTTCTGGCTCAGGCACTTATTCACCGCCCCGAACTTCTTATTCTCGACGAGCCGCTAGAAGCTGTTGATCCCGTGTCGGCTCAAATTATCCGATCAATTTTGACGACGTACGTCAAAGCCGGGGGAACAGTCATTATGAGCTCGCATGTGATGGAAGTTGTTGAGGGACTCTGCGACCACGTAGCCATTATGCAAAATGGCAGAGTTTTGGCTAGCGGAACAACCGATGAGGTGCGCAATGGGTCGAGTTTGACCGATACATTCCTCAACCTCGTCGGCGGCGGAAGACTGGCTGAAGGAAGTTTGGGGTGGTTAGCATCATGAGTCAGCCGATTAATCCGAATAACACGGAGCCGGTCTCGGGTTCTCCATCGACACGTGTTCAATCCGCGTCGCCGTCTCAACCATTTCACGCTAGCGATAAGGAAATCCGTTCTGCGGTTTTCCGCTTGCATATGCGTTTATGGAAAAAGTCCTGGTACGAGGGCGCTAGCCAATGGATTCTTGTCATTATGACGACGCTGTACGCGATAGGGGGCGTCGCGTTTACGGCTAGCTCTTGCGTCGATATTGCTCGTAGAACGGGCCGGTTTTCAGCGGCTGCGGTCGGTGCACACCCGGCGGGCGATATGAGTGGACCTATCGCCGACAATCCATGGACCGCTTTCGCAGCACTCGGGGCCACAACCCTGCTCGTGTTGGCTCTCATATGGCCGGCTGGGGAAAATACGGTTCAGCCAGCTAAGTTAGCGCAATTCCCACTTAAACCTTCGTCGCTGGTGAGAGCGTTACTGCCCACCATCGTTGTTCAAAGTCGTGCGATTATTGCCATCGGTGTCACCATAGCCACGATGGTCGCGGTCATCATGTCAGGTAATGCGACAGGACAATGGTTCACGGCGGCCATTGGCATTGTCGGATTAATTTTGGGGATTTCGTGTCTCCTCGTTATTAATCAAGCCCTGATTGTGACATCGAGTTCTAGTGGAGGTAACCGTTCACGCCGAAACTGGCTCTATTTCATTGGCACATTTCTTTTCCTCTTTGTTTTCATTGTTATTCAGGTTTTCGCTTCTGGCTTCGCATCGTCGGTAACCGACACTATTCTTAAGTGGGTTATTCGTATTGCGGGCTGGACACCTCTAGCCTCAGGCCCGGCGATGATCGACGACGCCGCCCAGCACGCTTGGATCAGCCTCGTTATCCGAACCGTCATCACAGTTGTTTTCATTATTGCCGGCCTATACCTGTGGTCGCGGTCCGTCGATCGTGATTTCGCGTCCGCCGCCAATACGTCGGGAGAATCTGAAGATGTTTCTCCACGAGACTCTTTTTACCTCCGTGGAGTTCCCCACACCGTCGTCGGAGCATTATTCTCACGTCAGTTGAAATACTGGGTGAGAGATAATCGATTTAAATATGCGATTTTGAGTTTCCCGATCATGGCGCTCATATTTTTGATTATGGGGATTGCCACGGGAAACAATGGTTTAATCGTCGGCGCTCTGTATATTGCGATTATCGGTAGCTCTAACTTCGCTTCGAATGATTTCGGTATGGATGGACCAGCTAACTGGGTCCACATGGCAGCTGGAACACGGGGTAAAGATATCGTTATGGCTCGCGCTATTGCGGTGATTATTTTCAATGTCCTGTTACTGGTTCCTTGCCTGGTCATCATGGTTCTTTTTGCGGATTTCACCCCCAACCAGAAGGCGATTATGGCTGGCGCGTGCCTCGGCGGGGTTTTTGCAGGTCCCGCGGTCGGCTTATTCCTCTCCGCCTATAACCCCTTCCCCGCTGTCAAACCCGGCGTTAACACAATGAGGAATAACGGACGGCAATCCGGCCCAGCCTTCGTAGCAATGCTTATTGCACTGGCCGCATTCACCATCATTCTTGGTCCGGCAGTTGCTGTTCCACTTATCGGTCTCACCGGGGCGTGGTTCGCCGCTGCATACTCCCTGATTGTGGGCCTCGCGATGCTCGCTGGCTCCATTGCCCTGTCCGCAAAACGAATTGATTCGCACTATCCCGAGATTTTCGCGAAGGTTCGGAAGTTCTTATAGCCTTTCCGCTTTCCAGAATCTCTTATAAGATTGCTCTGGCCGCTCAGCGGCGGCCACCTTTCTTATTTTTAAGGGGTATCTATGGGGGATTTTTTCGTCGTCATCGCCTGCGTCGGCCCGATATTTATCGGATTATTCTGGCGATGGCCGTGGGGCTTAACTACAGGATCGACTCGTGCAGGCTATGGCACATCTAATGCTGCCGGCCAGAGCTCAGCGATCATCGAGCTCTATCCCCTCACTCACGCGTATTCCGCTCCCGTGATGCTCGCAGTCCTCCACCGTGTTGTGCGTTGCCCGATCACACTGAGCTCGACGGCACATACCGGTGCCGACGTTATCGCTTGCTGGGACCACTCGTCCGCTCAGTCAACCACCACGTGGCGACTCTGTGTGGAGCTCCCCACCGCCGATTCGTCGCAGGTCATCTCATATATTCGCAGTTGTGGATGGCAAGCCTGGGTTTCTCCCGACGCTGGCCAGGAACCTGGTTGGGATGGCTATCTTCGTGACGTCCGCGCACTAGC of Corynebacterium kroppenstedtii DSM 44385 contains these proteins:
- a CDS encoding S8 family serine peptidase; the protein is MPRSLRIPTSAHFSYISAPSTSQKVGFSSRRTLASVCVTIGVLSSTIIDSPWSVGPPRSYAADVDTRENQCSRGLTEVELARRGFATDMLTPVDSLPSLAEAQRLATGRGITVAVIDTGVNRHVDLPTLVGGGDLLGDTDGTEDCDLHGTIVGTIIAGHGRARGVAPDVKLLSIRQTSAHAQPRPRSGDGEGGQPASPSTGSPKTGTLTGVADAINRSVDAHARVINISVAACTDPRMEPEGIEHLRGSLDRAESAGVTVVAAAGNSTGPCHDGMNAYPAHEPTVISVGAVGGDRHRRADYALAGGDITAPGGPVMGPELGSSPIMAATDPAEIQRNPAMAEEPTPQPFVGTSFSAPLVSGTVALMLEVAPHLSPSDVRQILAATATPGAGSQAGMVHPARAVGMARRHAESGGVIPTESREASDPDITMPASATHHSHRRMVITVIAIPFTILCAVGAAVMVARRRQ
- the eccB gene encoding type VII secretion protein EccB, whose product is MASSNHDGPGHGDHQRGRASAGGGKDYQQPTSSAQLAGYRFVRKQLEQALVCADTRMVHDVPGSRRRALAIGVVLSVLGIAGAGIMAMMRPDPAIGDHTILIAADTGQMFVRVDDTLHPVTDLASARLVVGKAEEAHRVSSKNLASLSRGEFIGLRGPSDLPPQGNAESTERSWGVCHSPDNPRSSNKSRSADGLRSTDKSGAQKMPSRAPGASSLVKKAAYNEGKSADDEGADDVENDVKPGQNSRGTLSVAVAESMPLDARSAILRAESGMWLISPDSSDGHPYRRSLLAKRGSIPEPAVSRALGISSSIIRDVPDSFVEAIPRVDDVRTIRSSMPAGGESGLRRPFNTIGTVIIADQHGSSAGRTADPSSIHRQTVGNSPSHDSGATTRDDAAVDDGDVYVVRDHGIAPLAPVHARLLLSRPGVVVERVSPADISDIPTADELNWGTIPGEKPEWAPREGRLCAGTVTSPREKQRPATDAESAEVGDADILTWSEATTFPHGAVPVVQAEQAVAVGKKEEERLTPRTADYYSGPAHAVAVDTGSGYAIVSSDGRRFAVDSLETLQILGFRTPTVAPWSVVRHLAEGENLSRDRASKIIVAAEQP
- a CDS encoding ABC transporter permease, which produces MSQPINPNNTEPVSGSPSTRVQSASPSQPFHASDKEIRSAVFRLHMRLWKKSWYEGASQWILVIMTTLYAIGGVAFTASSCVDIARRTGRFSAAAVGAHPAGDMSGPIADNPWTAFAALGATTLLVLALIWPAGENTVQPAKLAQFPLKPSSLVRALLPTIVVQSRAIIAIGVTIATMVAVIMSGNATGQWFTAAIGIVGLILGISCLLVINQALIVTSSSSGGNRSRRNWLYFIGTFLFLFVFIVIQVFASGFASSVTDTILKWVIRIAGWTPLASGPAMIDDAAQHAWISLVIRTVITVVFIIAGLYLWSRSVDRDFASAANTSGESEDVSPRDSFYLRGVPHTVVGALFSRQLKYWVRDNRFKYAILSFPIMALIFLIMGIATGNNGLIVGALYIAIIGSSNFASNDFGMDGPANWVHMAAGTRGKDIVMARAIAVIIFNVLLLVPCLVIMVLFADFTPNQKAIMAGACLGGVFAGPAVGLFLSAYNPFPAVKPGVNTMRNNGRQSGPAFVAMLIALAAFTIILGPAVAVPLIGLTGAWFAAAYSLIVGLAMLAGSIALSAKRIDSHYPEIFAKVRKFL
- a CDS encoding ABC transporter ATP-binding protein: MENLPDNDTASDTPTPSPHAPHVAPLSDDPTSCAMAFRNLYKAFRGKPAVNQLNLDIPRGSFYGLVGPNGAGKTTAITMSTGLLRPDQGSVWVNGINVWDKPAAAKATFGLLADGLPTFDRLSGKELLQFSGALRGMDEGIVEKRANELLDVLDLKESANKIVADYSAGMTKKILLAQALIHRPELLILDEPLEAVDPVSAQIIRSILTTYVKAGGTVIMSSHVMEVVEGLCDHVAIMQNGRVLASGTTDEVRNGSSLTDTFLNLVGGGRLAEGSLGWLAS